In Acidicapsa acidisoli, the genomic window CGATGCAGCCGCGCGCGCCTCCTCCAAACTAGGCTGATCGCGGGATAACCAAAGCAGGCAGGCGTTGGCGTCCATAACGGCTGCCGCAATCGGTTGATTCACTTCGTGCGCTAGCGAGGCCGTCAGCTCTCCCATGCTGCTTACCCGGTTTGCGCGTGCGAGATCCGACTGCGCCTGCCGCAGCGCCTCCTCCGCGTGTTTTCGCTCCTCGCTCGCTTCCATTCGAATTTCAATGATCCGTAGCGCTGTTGCCCAGCCGAAGAAGCCGGCGGTCAACAGAGTCACGAATCCTGTGACGAATGCGGTGAAAACGATCCTACGTTCGACGAGCGCAATTTTGAATGCAGCCTGGGTGCGCTGTTCATCGACGTCGCGGGCTACGTCTTTGACTAACTGAGAACTGAGGAATTCAAGCCGCTGGATTTGTTTGTCGGTTCGACCCCGTACAGCCGCCCACTCTCCCGAATCTGCTAATGCTCGGATGGCGTCCAAATGAGACAGTAGGGTGTTCTGGATTGTTTCGATCGTTGGAAACACTGCTTCATCTACCTTGACCTCGGAAGGCAAATGACTGAACGCGGCCTCAGTGCGTCGAGTCTCGTCCTGTACGCCGCTCCTGAGTGCTTCCGATCCAGTGATGAACTGATTCTTGTCCTCGGAGCGCGCCGCGACGCCCAGCCCTTCGTAAAACGAGAAAAGCTCACCATGGACGCGCAAGACCTCGATCAGTTCTTCGTCGACACCCTTCAGGAGTTCAACCTGAGAACGCACCTCGCGTAACTGCCAAAGCAGAACACCATCGCAAAGGACCATCATCAGAATAAGGAAGGCAAAGCAGAGTGCCCGGTGACGGCCAATCCTCAGTCGATGAAGAACGGGGCTGGCGGTCGCCTGCCTGAGCCAGCTAGCCAATCCTGTAGTGTTTAAGAAACGGGTCATACATTATCTAATCCAGGTATTGGTGCGGTGAGGCACCAGTCGAACCACCAGCTGGCCGCGACCCGGAAACCTTTCCTGGACTCTTATCCTTTGGAATGCGATTTCGGCTCGGCGGTCCCGGCTTGAGGTCGGTGATCTGCACCAATTGTTGTTCCAACGATGCCGCAGCCTCTGGCGCCTTGCTCTGTCCCAGCAAAACGGAGCGCACTGCCTGAATATAAGCTCGCGAAACCTCTTCGTATTTCTCTCCTGCAACTGTGGAAGGTCGAGCGACTACGCCGCTCACCTGGTGTTTCCCAGTGTCTACGGAACCTGGTCTTGCTCGCAGGATTGCGGTCGGATCATACAACTCCGGCCAGTTCCGTGACTCGTAGTCGGCGCGTGCTTCTTCGATTTCGATCTCCCGATGGATCAAAAATCGGATCAGCTGCAGTGCCTCGGCACTGTGCCTTGATGATCGCGAAATTCCCAGCCCAAAACCGCCCAAAGTCGCCGCTTGCGCGTTCTTTCCCGCAGGAATGCTCGTAATTCCGATCTTGTCTCGAATCGACGGAATATCTCGGACACTGAGCAGATAAGTCCGCGCCCACCCACGAAAAAAAGC contains:
- a CDS encoding sensor histidine kinase, producing the protein MTRFLNTTGLASWLRQATASPVLHRLRIGRHRALCFAFLILMMVLCDGVLLWQLREVRSQVELLKGVDEELIEVLRVHGELFSFYEGLGVAARSEDKNQFITGSEALRSGVQDETRRTEAAFSHLPSEVKVDEAVFPTIETIQNTLLSHLDAIRALADSGEWAAVRGRTDKQIQRLEFLSSQLVKDVARDVDEQRTQAAFKIALVERRIVFTAFVTGFVTLLTAGFFGWATALRIIEIRMEASEERKHAEEALRQAQSDLARANRVSSMGELTASLAHEVNQPIAAAVMDANACLLWLSRDQPSLEEARAAASRIVQSGRRAGEIVNRVRLLFTKDTLQRESVDLNEIIREMVLLLHSEAIQYDILIRTELAADLPPVMGDRVQLQQVLMNLMMNSFDAMRDVNGTRKLIIQSQRDEDGQVLISVSDTGVGLPQKQVDKIFNAFFTTKTHGTGMGLRISRSIIESHEGRLWADNNHPRGARFSFTLPSNGEKRDSAVLADRTGSAESLHANKPVV